The genomic window AAGGGCCTGTCGTTCATCTTATCAGCCGAAGCATGGTAAAACTTTGGAAAAGAGTGTCATGGTCACATTTCGAAAAATCATTTATTCCAAAAGATTTCTACAAGCAAATAGTAGAGTATCCGAATGGCACAAAACTAAATTTTATAGAGCGCGATAATTTCCGCCATAGAAGAGATATTGAAAAAGCTTATTTAGATGCCATCGAAAATGCTCAAGATGAAATACTTATTGCAAATGCTTACTTCATTCCAGGCAAAAGATTTGAGAGAGCTCTAATTGCAGCAGCTCATCGAGGAGTATCGGTAACACTTCTCTTAAAGGGTGAAATAGATTATTTCTTATCGAATGCTACACGAGCTTTTTATGGGAAATTTTTAAAAGAGGGTATTACCATCTTTGAATACACTAAAAGTTTTATGCATAGCAAGGTGGCAGTGATTGATGATACTTGGTCGACTGTAGGGTCTTCTAATATCGACCCTTTCAGCCTTTTGCTGGCTAGAGAAGCAAATATTTTTATATGGGATAAATCTTTTGCGACTCAACTTAAGAAAAATATCAAAGAAGATATTCGATTAGGGGGCACTGAGATTCTCTTAAAAGACTGGGATAAATCACACTTAGTTAAAAGAATAAAATCCCGTATTGCATATTTTATTATTCGTATAAGTTTAGGTGTCGCTAATATTTAAGGCATTCCACAATCGAAGCATTTACCTTTGACTGTTGAAAATCCT from Candidatus Methylopumilus planktonicus includes these protein-coding regions:
- the clsB gene encoding cardiolipin synthase ClsB; the encoded protein is MPYYIKGNKIELLKNGKDYFAAVIQSIKKARKSIFIEAYIFSHDMTGKKILTVLKEASQKGIKVYLLLDGFGSRDLSLKVINEIKASKIYFLFYHPKIAPYQMKRISLRRLHRKMILIDHEIAYIGGINIIDDMHVPNGKAPRIDYAAQIKGPVVHLISRSMVKLWKRVSWSHFEKSFIPKDFYKQIVEYPNGTKLNFIERDNFRHRRDIEKAYLDAIENAQDEILIANAYFIPGKRFERALIAAAHRGVSVTLLLKGEIDYFLSNATRAFYGKFLKEGITIFEYTKSFMHSKVAVIDDTWSTVGSSNIDPFSLLLAREANIFIWDKSFATQLKKNIKEDIRLGGTEILLKDWDKSHLVKRIKSRIAYFIIRISLGVANI